CATCCCTTTGCCAATAAGTGCTGAAAAAATCTCCCAAGCATTATGAGGTGGCAAGTTTACTTTTTTAAATATTTCATCTTTTACTGCTGGCTCTGACCCCATAGAAAGTAAAAAATCTACTTCGTGTGGTAATAATACCTGGTCAAATACTTTAAGAAGCGTCAATGTGATTGGTATTGATGATGCCGACTGTCGGTTCATCATCAAAGCCAGCCGTGCAAGTTTAAGATAATTGTTTTTTGGCATTATTTGTTAATCATTAGCAATCTTTAAAAGTTCAAGCATTGTAGCAGCATCTTTTGCATAATTTGAATCAGGATATTCTTTTATGAGCTGGGTAAACGCCTTTACTGCATCATCTTCAAAACCCATTTTGTTGTAACATATTCCAATCTGAAAAAGGCTATATATGCCGTCATCCGTCAAGGGAAATTCCTCAAAAAGACGTTTATAAATAGTGATAGCCTTTGTATATTGCGAATTATCAAAATATATAGCTGCTATAAAGCGATATGCTTTTGCCCTGTGCAATCCGTCAATATAAATATCTAAATATTCATAAAATTCGTTCAGGGCTTTCTGGTGCTCATTAACAGATATAAAAAACAACCCTTGTTGAAACTTTTTATCATCAGCTTCTTGCTGCATAGTTCTTTTTTCTTGAGCTGCCACAGGCAAAACAAAAATTAATAGCAGTATCAACATTACCTTTTTCATAGTGTTACTCCACGTATACTACAATTACTTTAGCAACCCTTCAGCTTCACCAGCTATCTCTTCAACCAGCGCACTGAACAAAGTTATGACATCTTCATTGGTACGTCTGAGCCTTTGTGCCAGTTGTAGGGCGATAGCTCTTGTTAAAATTAAACCTACTTTAGGATTGGCATCACCGTATTTAATGAAATTATTGCGTTTGAGTACTAGACAATCACAATCACTTTTTGCAACAA
The genomic region above belongs to Spirochaetota bacterium and contains:
- a CDS encoding tetratricopeptide repeat protein; the protein is MKKVMLILLLIFVLPVAAQEKRTMQQEADDKKFQQGLFFISVNEHQKALNEFYEYLDIYIDGLHRAKAYRFIAAIYFDNSQYTKAITIYKRLFEEFPLTDDGIYSLFQIGICYNKMGFEDDAVKAFTQLIKEYPDSNYAKDAATMLELLKIAND